In Agromyces sp. 3263, a single genomic region encodes these proteins:
- a CDS encoding protein kinase domain-containing protein, with protein sequence MSARYSTDDWTDQDETDDWVDEESPGINLPDEGKVVTGVVVNVGHEQILIDLGLGTLGRLPLREFPVEVGGKPGDTLSVGAEIEAVVLDSRYGSLPIVSVAMLQERLAWSEYPAGDGATGDAPDDRSTATGARRSRPSVPVRPHKSGPEAPHLQEDGEDVVPNAIEYRLLDPLEFLQPNRRLFIDTNVFMDTDTRRAGGLKRLFERGQSEILANGNPVVVPTKVVGELTKQSQIDPSGETAERAEAIRKAGAALTFLESASNVGLVRSDLGDDTNPYADDLFLKLFERFAGMYEMCLLTHDITIKLRIRLLAHRIGKRLVVGVLTRDGDLEIDSDESLLERGFRKYNRHATHIAEGTGHFKDESEVKVLKPLLVDFGKAFALNEPTVKLSPRAAKSPSPAPRRPTAASTPTNPFSARARLKPSDTPLDFSARPKQGDHVTWASADRSGSLMLGALLGEGGEGAVYEADRSTVVKIFDKDHLTRHRKEKIELLVSRNLRAKGLCIPSAVVRNSHGEFVGYVMPKASGREFQRTIFNKRKFEREFPSWRKADLVDICISFLEMVQYLHSMNVIVGDINPKNLMVDERKNVFVIDADSWQLEGYPCPVGTPMFTSPAMLGKTYSNDLRTMEDELFAVATMLFMIVMTGQFPYIRTGTDGDMVQLIKEGNFAFQYENRNNKDQPDGDWKYMWSHIHKPVKDLFWHTFHREGRRYKSRPTAGEWLEAFKAYKNYLGNKRMSFDPMSNDVYPIRNKAFKQDTPVQNCPTCARQNAIAGIWNDDTQEYFVPRQCNKCRDQQPGRAPVPCRDCGLTFPKSQLRYGRCPSCAQKEDERQARANMLDPSRLCARCQKPYITYGNVEWHQRNGRAVPITHKAGSGGRYPAGCVPTLPPTIRTGATASNPKPSAQPQVGFWARLRKWIAGS encoded by the coding sequence ATGAGCGCTCGTTACAGCACGGACGACTGGACTGATCAGGATGAAACCGACGACTGGGTCGACGAGGAGTCGCCGGGAATCAACCTTCCCGACGAAGGCAAGGTTGTAACAGGAGTTGTGGTGAACGTCGGCCACGAGCAGATCCTCATCGACCTCGGCCTCGGAACACTCGGTCGTCTCCCGTTGCGCGAATTTCCTGTCGAGGTAGGGGGGAAGCCGGGCGATACCCTTTCCGTCGGTGCCGAGATTGAGGCGGTGGTCCTTGACTCCCGGTACGGGAGTCTCCCGATTGTCTCCGTCGCAATGCTTCAGGAGCGACTTGCCTGGTCGGAGTACCCGGCCGGGGACGGCGCAACAGGCGACGCCCCTGACGATCGCTCCACAGCAACAGGCGCTCGGCGCAGTCGACCATCAGTTCCCGTCCGGCCTCACAAGTCCGGTCCCGAAGCTCCGCACCTGCAAGAAGATGGAGAGGACGTAGTGCCCAACGCGATCGAGTACAGGCTCCTCGACCCCCTCGAGTTTCTCCAGCCGAATCGGCGGCTATTCATCGATACGAACGTCTTCATGGACACAGACACACGCCGCGCTGGCGGATTGAAGCGCCTCTTCGAGCGCGGCCAGAGCGAGATCCTCGCGAATGGCAATCCTGTCGTCGTGCCGACGAAGGTTGTCGGCGAACTCACCAAGCAGAGCCAGATCGATCCCTCCGGCGAGACGGCCGAGCGCGCCGAAGCGATCAGGAAGGCCGGTGCCGCGCTGACCTTCCTGGAGAGCGCGAGCAACGTCGGGCTCGTGCGCAGCGACCTCGGCGACGACACCAACCCCTACGCTGACGACCTCTTTCTGAAGCTCTTCGAGCGATTCGCCGGCATGTACGAGATGTGCTTGCTCACCCATGACATCACGATCAAGCTGCGGATCCGCCTTCTCGCGCATCGGATCGGCAAGCGCCTCGTCGTCGGGGTCCTCACAAGGGATGGCGACCTGGAGATCGATTCCGACGAGTCGTTGCTCGAGCGCGGGTTCCGCAAGTACAACCGCCACGCAACACACATTGCTGAGGGAACCGGTCACTTCAAGGACGAGTCCGAGGTCAAGGTGCTGAAGCCGCTTCTGGTTGATTTCGGCAAGGCGTTCGCGCTGAATGAACCCACAGTCAAGCTGAGCCCGAGGGCAGCGAAGTCACCGTCGCCGGCACCGCGACGTCCGACCGCTGCGTCAACACCGACCAACCCGTTCTCTGCGCGGGCAAGGCTCAAACCGAGCGATACGCCACTCGACTTCTCAGCACGCCCAAAGCAGGGAGACCATGTCACGTGGGCATCCGCGGACCGGAGTGGCTCGCTCATGCTCGGCGCGCTGCTTGGTGAAGGCGGCGAGGGGGCCGTATACGAGGCCGATCGCAGCACGGTCGTCAAGATCTTCGACAAGGACCACCTCACCCGCCACCGCAAGGAGAAGATCGAGCTGCTTGTCAGCCGAAACCTCCGCGCGAAGGGCCTGTGCATCCCCTCGGCGGTCGTCCGCAATAGCCACGGCGAGTTCGTCGGATACGTGATGCCGAAGGCCAGCGGGCGCGAATTTCAACGAACGATCTTCAACAAGCGGAAGTTCGAGCGCGAGTTCCCCAGCTGGAGGAAGGCCGACCTTGTCGACATCTGTATCTCGTTCTTGGAGATGGTCCAGTACCTCCACTCCATGAACGTGATCGTCGGCGATATCAACCCCAAGAACCTCATGGTCGATGAGAGGAAGAACGTCTTCGTCATTGACGCTGACTCCTGGCAGCTGGAGGGCTACCCCTGCCCCGTCGGCACGCCGATGTTCACCTCACCCGCGATGCTCGGGAAGACCTACTCCAACGACTTGCGCACAATGGAGGACGAACTCTTCGCCGTCGCGACAATGCTCTTCATGATCGTCATGACCGGACAGTTCCCCTACATCCGAACGGGAACCGACGGCGACATGGTTCAGCTGATCAAGGAGGGCAACTTCGCCTTCCAGTACGAGAACCGCAACAACAAAGACCAGCCGGACGGCGACTGGAAGTACATGTGGAGCCACATCCACAAGCCCGTCAAGGACCTCTTCTGGCACACCTTCCATCGCGAAGGCAGGCGCTACAAGAGTCGTCCGACAGCCGGTGAGTGGCTTGAAGCCTTCAAGGCCTACAAGAACTATCTGGGCAACAAACGGATGAGCTTCGACCCGATGTCGAACGATGTTTACCCGATCCGCAACAAGGCGTTCAAGCAGGACACCCCTGTCCAGAACTGCCCAACCTGCGCACGCCAGAACGCGATCGCTGGCATTTGGAACGACGACACCCAGGAGTACTTCGTCCCACGGCAGTGCAACAAGTGCCGTGATCAACAGCCGGGCCGTGCTCCTGTGCCATGCCGAGATTGCGGCCTGACCTTCCCGAAGAGCCAGCTGAGGTACGGACGGTGCCCGTCGTGCGCGCAAAAGGAAGACGAACGGCAAGCGCGCGCCAACATGCTCGACCCGTCTCGTCTCTGCGCCCGGTGCCAGAAGCCCTACATCACCTATGGAAACGTCGAGTGGCACCAACGGAACGGCAGAGCGGTCCCCATAACTCACAAGGCCGGCTCCGGCGGGCGCTACCCCGCCGGTTGCGTTCCGACGCTGCCACCCACAATCCGGACCGGTGCCACCGCCTCCAATCCCAAGCCGAGCGCGCAGCCCCAGGTGGGCTTCTGGGCACGGCTCCGGAAATGGATCGCCGGCAGCTAG
- a CDS encoding helix-turn-helix domain-containing protein yields the protein MPDILPDDIQALRDALDASRDEVTVTLNLTRRSAEKVLELLEAEHSTGAVVILAKDLFTSTEAATMLGMSRPTLMKLVDAGTVEHVRVGTHRRIPMRAIAKYQRERQVEHEEAAAALEEFRSNISFGDAQ from the coding sequence ATGCCGGACATCCTTCCCGACGACATCCAAGCGCTGCGTGACGCCCTAGACGCGTCGCGGGATGAGGTGACGGTGACTCTCAACTTGACGCGTCGGAGCGCCGAGAAAGTGCTGGAGTTGCTCGAGGCGGAGCATTCGACCGGAGCCGTCGTGATTCTCGCCAAGGACCTCTTCACAAGCACCGAGGCCGCAACCATGCTCGGCATGTCTCGACCAACCCTGATGAAGCTCGTCGATGCGGGCACGGTCGAGCATGTCCGCGTCGGGACCCACCGGCGCATTCCGATGCGCGCGATTGCGAAGTATCAGCGAGAGCGTCAAGTGGAGCATGAAGAGGCCGCTGCAGCGTTAGAGGAGTTCCGCAGCAACATCTCGTTCGGCGATGCGCAATGA